A genomic window from Lepisosteus oculatus isolate fLepOcu1 chromosome 27, fLepOcu1.hap2, whole genome shotgun sequence includes:
- the LOC138225361 gene encoding zinc finger protein 771-like, which yields MQTGEALLPRGPGRELGPSPEGLRAHRARAGATPAPLSCWRCGRPFASRQHLEQHACPAVTYICTCGQAFLRYGAMQEHARGHDDVLVLDYSGARLARERGGPADPADLRLLIHGAAVSLQRRFLPVVRLETRRRFPGAGRHRCGRCQRAFRSLDQLADHHAGHRPERVSGCRRCGRLLVSPEPLVRHACPPGPPLRRPLRFRCGTVLRAARPWGLGRHRCAEEEEPRGGASPGRGRGANGVQAGPGEKAAPPQVPEEITFSFRPTRGIKTYERGCVTRLRPAGGEGEPGAEREEEDEEEEEEEEEDCYVVESAPSRGQQKHWPQLAARLLACAHCGQTFPCKASLQKHEERFQRTCGLAKARGIDLPRGVLQGAPLARN from the coding sequence ATGCAGACGGGAGAGGCGCTGCTCCCCCGCGGGCCCGGCCGGGAGCTCGGCCCGTCCCCGGAGGGGCTGCGGGCCCACCGCGCCCGCGCGGGCGCCACGCCGGCCCCCCTGTCCTGCTGGCGCTGCGGGAGGCCCTTCGCCAGCCGCCAGCACCTGGAGCAGCACGCCTGCCCCGCCGTCACCTACATCTGCACCTGCGGCCAGGCCTTCCTGCGCTACGGCGCCATGCAGGAGCACGCGCGCGGCCACGACGACGTGCTGGTGCTGGACTACAGCGGCGCCCGGCTGGCGCGGGAGCGCGGGGGCCCGGCGGACCCGGCGGACCTGCGGCTGCTGATCCACGGCGCCGCCGTCAGCCTGCAGCGGCGCTTCCTGCCCGTGGTGCGGCTGGAGACCCGGCGGCGCTTCCCCGGCGCCGGGCGGCACCGCTGCGGGCGCTGCCAGCGCGCCTTCCGCAGCCTGGACCAGCTCGCCGACCACCACGCCGGCCACCGGCCCGAGCGGGTGTCCGGCTGCCGCCGCTGCGGCCGGCTGCTGGTCAGCCCGGAGCCCCTGGTGCGCCACGCCTGCCCGCCGGGGCCTCCCCTGCGCCGCCCGCTGCGCTTCCGCTGCGGCACCGTCCTGCGCGCGGCGCGGCCCTGGGGCCTGGGGCGGCACCGTTGCGCCGAGGAGGAGGAGCCCCGGGGGGGGGCGAGCCCGGGGAGAGGCCGCGGGGCGAACGGGGTCCAGGCTGGGCCGGGGGAGAAGGCGGCCCCCCCCCAGGTCCCCGAGGAGATCACGTTCAGCTTCCGCCCCACACGGGGCATCAAGACTTACGAGAGGGGCTGCGTCACGAGGCTGCGGCCCGCCGGCGGCGAGGGCGAGCCGGGCGCAGAGCGGGAGGAGgaagacgaggaggaggaggaggaggaggaggaggactgCTACGTGGTGGAGAGCGCtcccagcagggggcagcagaAGCACTGGCCCCAGCTGGCCGCCAGGCTGCTGGCGTGCGCCCACTGCGGCCAGACCTTCCCCTGCAAGGCGTCGCTGCAGAAGCACGAGGAGCGCTTTCAGCGGACGTGCGGGCTGGCGAAGGCACGGGGGATCGACCTGCCCCGCGgggtcctgcagggggcgccgCTGGCAAGGAACTGA
- the LOC138225351 gene encoding zinc finger protein 316-like has translation MLGLQNGPAGQPREGRRYPCVACAATFPALATLLAHQAAHTEGGAVGGAPGLPAASPSSCICSCGQAFPGFEAMLRHTCLRRGSATPDCLGLSSPAGPADSSPAVAPPPPPPPLPLLTLPQGGSPPGPLAPASEEPPGSAPERAAPDTPTPAPGGADEKTGASSRPPAEPLGSPAPPSVTPPPPEAPEAPPVLLGPRAGGLRLVPFTVGPCAKPWPLPGPPEPPPATPPPCGERRGPVRPAPGLRAVISQLRPLLPRPGRREGGAPAARSPLAPPRLLLQASGSTVSLNRRFLPLVRLAAEGPFPGGQRHRCGRCQRAFPTLRALAEHRDAHHLRESVFGCRRCGRLLVSRDPVGRHACPPGPPPPGPPSFSRGTVLPAPRRAAAGPAWHRRGEGVPASGQRSPGKQHRCPVCRRSYARRFGLKTHRCPGAPSPGKPSPDQDWIRPATFIHPQSSGSCSVGTATEPLWIKTEPEPEPAGPGASARDPPPRSELRPFHLTPPCRSSAPAPSFLLLPQSPQGRPLFQAALAPLPPEPGGGRRDSSVAAPRNPLLEPVFWADRETPGSLKPFSPESASDLAPESGAPGWSQIPAAGCWDSLCHFPAARRLMDKAAGRSAGTGPGPPTDGPPTAQVEQVKVKLEEEEEEEEEEEGGKRPGKPEPEENGVGPPPRPKPHARKRYACACCGNRYTRRSSLLVHRRKCRRREGEQQAAPAPGQSAQKRFACGLCGNSYTRRYNLQVHQLRCPLAGAVKKEEEEEVQSGSGEGGTGGRSAGGSAPKPDGVGEKRFFCAHCGAGYTRLYNMRMHQQHCAARPPPAGEPAPGPRQPAEKKFVCELCGRGYTRRYRLRAHQERCGPGGGGAGSPVPRPGPPAEKRFVCERCGNGYTRHYTLIRHQRKCPAAGGGARDGPGDLGGGGAAEGASLGLPNGLGWEGAAKGFRWDAQGSRLLSAKSARAQLAAAAKPFICGHCGAGYNRRYRLRAHHRKCHAPEDAPSPAAEARGPGGGGGRPFVCRGCGGSFTRRYGLRRHQGTCAAFLRQQQADGTGGGEPGAQAGAAAPAQGGELGAELLLRRLQTQAGKIGKETRGPPRGHAQVQQCRACGRHFLHRRSLLRHRRRGTCVSGQAAPPRCPRCRAQLSSLAELCRHLRGGSCRASGSAYPAQDPAGREGEP, from the coding sequence ATGCTGGGGCTGCAGAACGGACCGGCCGGCCAGCCCAGGGAGGGCAGGCGGTACCCCTGCGTGGCGTGCGCCGCTACCTTTCCTGCCCTGGCCACCCTGCTGGCGCACCAGGCTGCCCACACGGAAGGGGGCGCAGTGGGGGGGGCGCCGGGGCTCCCAGCGgcctccccctcctcctgcaTCTGCTCCTGCGGCCAGGCCTTCCCCGGGTTCGAGGCCATGCTCCGGCACACGTGTCTTCGCCGCGGCTCTGCCACGCCGGACTGTCTCGGGCTCAGCAGCCCCGCGGGCCCTGCGGACTCTTCCCCCGCCGtcgcccctcctcctcctcctcctcctcttcctctgctgACTCTCCCGCAGGGCGGCTCTCCCCCCGGCCCCCTCGCCCCGGCCTCTGAGGAGCCCCCCGGCAGCGCCCCTGAGCGCGCGGCTCCGGACACCCCGACTCCGGCGCCGGGAGGGGCAGACGAGAAGACCGGGGCGTCCAGCCGCCCGCCGGCCGAGCCCCTGGGGAGCCCGGCCCCCCCCTCGGTGACCCCGCCGCCCCCCGAAGCCCCCGAGGCCCCGCCGGTGCTCCTGGGGCCGAGAGCCGGGGGGCTGCGTCTCGTGCCGTTCACGGTCGGCCCCTGCGCCAAGCCCTGGCCCCTCCCGGGCCCCCCGGAGCCGCCCCCCGCCACGCCGCCGCCCTGCGGCGAGAGGAGAGGCCCCGTGCGGCCGGCGCCCGGCCTGAGGGCCGTGATCAGCCAGCTGCGGCCGCTGCTGCCCCGGCCCGGCCGGAGGGAGGGGGGCGCCCCCGCGGCCCGCTCTCCCCTGGCGCCCCCGCGGCTGCTGCTGCAGGCCTCCGGCAGCACCGTGAGCCTGAACCGCCGCTTCCTGCCCCTGGTGCGGCTGGCGGCCGAGGGGCCCTTCCCGGGGGGCCAGCGGCACAGGTGCGGGCGCTGCCAGCGCGCCTTCCCCACGCTGCGCGCCCTCGCCGAGCACCGCGACGCCCACCACCTGCGGGAGAGCGTGTTCGGCTGCCGGCGCTGCGGCCGGCTCCTGGTCAGCCGGGACCCGGTCGGCCGCCACGCCTGCCCGCCGGGGCCCCCCCCGCCGGGGCCGCCGAGCTTCAGCCGCGGCACCGTGCTGCCCGCCCCCCGGAGAGCGGCCGCCGGCCCGGCGTGGCACCGGCGCGGGGAGGGCGTCCCGGCGTCCGGCCAGCGCTCGCCGGGGAAGCAGCACAGGTGCCCGGTGTGCCGCCGCAGCTACGCCCGCCGGTTCGGCCTCAAGACCCACCGGTGCCCGGGCGCCCCCTCGCCGGGGAAGCCAAGCCCGGACCAGGACTGGATCCGCCCCGCGACCTTCATCCACCCCCAGAGCTCGGGCTCCTGCAGCGTCGGCACGGCCACCGAGCCCCTCTGGATCAAAACGGAGCCGGAGCCGGAGCCGGCCGGGCCGGGGGCCAGCGCCCGCGATCCGCCCCCGCGGTCCGAGCTGCGGCCTTTCCACCTCACCCCTCCGTGTCGGAGCAGCGCTCCGGCTCCCTCGTTCCTGCTGCTCCCCCAGTCTCCCCAGGGGCGCCCCCTGTTCCAGGCTGCCCTCGCCCCCCTGCCCCCCGAGCCCGGGGGGGGCCGAAGGGATTCCAGCGTCGCCGCTCCCAGGAACCCCCTCCTGGAGCCGGTCTTCTGGGCGGACCGCGAGACGCCCGGCAGCCTCAAGCCCTTTTCGCCCGAGTCGGCCAGCGATCTCGCGCCCGAGTCCGGGGCTCCGGGGTGGTCCCAGATCCCGGCGGCGGGCTGCTGGGATTCTCTCTGCCACTTCCCGGCCGCGCGGCGCCTCATGGACAAGGCGGCCGGCCGGTCAGCCGGGACTGGGCCGGGCCCTCCGACAGACGGGCCGCCGACGGCGCAGGTGGAGCAGGTGAAGGTcaagctggaggaggaggaggaggaggaggaggaggaggaagggggcAAGCGTCCGGGGAAACCGGAGCCCGAGGAGAACGGCGTCGGCCCGCCCCCGAGGCCGAAGCCTCACGCCAGGAAGCGGTACGCGTGCGCCTGCTGTGGAAACCGCTACACGCGGCGCTCCTCGCTGCTCGTGCACCGCAGGAAGTGCCGCCGGCGCGAGGGGGAGCAGCAGGCGGCGCCGGCGCCGGGCCAGTCCGCGCAGAAGAGGTTCGCCTGCGGCCTCTGCGGCAACAGCTACACCCGGCGCTACAACCTGCAGGTGCACCAGCTCCGCTGCCCGCTGGCCGGGGCGGtgaagaaggaggaggaggaggaggtccAGAGCGGGTCGGGGGAGGGGGGTACTGGAGGCCGGTCCGCGGGCGGTTCCGCCCCGAAACCCGACGGAGTCGGCGAGAAGCGCTTCTTCTGCGCCCACTGCGGGGCCGGCTACACGCGGCTCTACAACATGCGCATGCACCAGCAGCACTGCGCGGCGCGGCCCCCCCCCGCGGGCGAGCCGGCGCCGGGGCCACGCCAGCCCGCGGAGAAGAAGTTCGTCTGCGAGCTCTGCGGCAGGGGCTACACCCGCCGGTACCGCCTGCGCGCCCACCAGGAGAGGTGCGGGCCCGGGGGGGGCGGCGCCGGGAGCCCGGTCCCGAGGCCCGGCCCGCCCGCCGAGAAGCGGTTTGTGTGCGAGCGCTGCGGTAACGGCTACACCCGGCACTACACCCTGATCAGGCACCAGAGGAAGTGCCCGGCGGCGGGGGGGGGCGCGCGGGACGGGCCGGGAGACCTCGGTGGCGGCGGGGCGGCGGAGGGGGCATCGCTGGGTCTCCCGAACGGCCTGGGGTGGGAGGGGGCGGCCAAGGGGTTTCGGTGGGACGCCCAGGGGAGCCGCCTGCTCTCGGCCAAGTCTGCGCGGGCCCAGCTCGCCGCGGCGGCCAAGCCCTTCATCTGCGGCCACTGCGGCGCGGGCTACAACCGCCGCTACCGCCTGCGCGCCCACCACAGGAAGTGCCACGCGCCAGAGGACGCCCCGAGCCCGGCGGCTGAAGCTCGGGGCCCCGGCGGGGGGGGCGGCAGGCCGTTCGTGTGCCGCGGGTGTGGGGGCAGCTTCACGCGGCGGTACGGCCTCCGCCGGCACCAGGGGACGTGCGCGGCGTTCCTGCGGCAGCAGCAGGCGGACGGCACCGGCGGCGGAGAGCCGGGCGCCCAGGCGGGGGCCGCGGCGCCGGCGCAGGGGGGAGAGCTGGGGGCCGAGCTGCTTCTGCGGCGCCTGCAGACCCAGGCCGGGAAGATCGGGAAGGAGACCCGCGGCCCCCCCCGCGGCCACGCGCAGGTCCAGCAGTGCCGGGCCTGCGGCCGCCACTTCCTGCACCGGAGGTCCCTGCTGCGTCACCGGCGGAGGGGGACCTGCGTCTCGGGCCAGGCCGCGCCGCCGCGGTGCCCCCGGTGCCGGGCGCAGCTCTCCAGCCTCGCCGAGCTCTGCCGCCACCTCCGGGGCGGGTCCTGCCGGGCCTCGGGGTCCGCGTATCCGGCCCAAGACCCCGCCGGCCGCGAGGGGGAGCCGTGA